A part of Pectinatus sottacetonis genomic DNA contains:
- a CDS encoding NAD(P)-dependent oxidoreductase: MKKIGFIGTGIMGAPMAGHLLEAGYEVSIYNRTKEKAEKLLQKGARWCDSAGECARNKNVVITIVGYPQDVEKIYLGENGILANADEGTYVVDMTTSSPLLAKKIYDEARKKGIAAIDAPVTGGDTGAKNASLCILLGGDKKACDDIMPVLAKMGKNVVYEGSAGAGQKTKACNQIAIAGALAGACEAFSYAEAAGLDVKKVFEAISKGAAGSFQMTNVAANALKNDFAPGFMLKHFIKDMKIGVETGENFSLELPVLKQVLQEAEKLAKAGLGEQGTQSLLKYYQK, from the coding sequence ATGAAAAAAATAGGATTTATTGGAACCGGTATTATGGGTGCTCCGATGGCCGGGCATTTGCTGGAAGCCGGCTATGAAGTGAGTATTTATAATAGGACAAAAGAAAAAGCAGAAAAATTACTGCAAAAAGGGGCGCGTTGGTGTGACAGTGCAGGTGAATGTGCCAGAAATAAAAATGTAGTAATAACTATTGTCGGATATCCGCAGGATGTCGAAAAAATATATTTAGGGGAAAATGGTATTTTGGCTAATGCAGATGAGGGAACTTATGTTGTGGATATGACTACCTCATCACCACTGCTGGCAAAAAAAATATATGATGAAGCCAGAAAAAAGGGGATAGCTGCTATTGATGCTCCCGTTACGGGCGGAGATACTGGAGCAAAGAATGCTTCCTTATGTATTTTGCTGGGAGGAGATAAAAAAGCATGTGATGATATAATGCCAGTCCTTGCTAAAATGGGGAAGAATGTTGTTTACGAAGGCAGTGCCGGTGCAGGACAAAAGACGAAAGCATGTAATCAAATCGCCATTGCAGGAGCTTTGGCTGGTGCCTGTGAAGCTTTTTCCTATGCTGAAGCGGCAGGGTTAGATGTAAAAAAAGTATTCGAGGCAATATCCAAGGGGGCTGCCGGCAGCTTTCAAATGACAAATGTGGCAGCTAATGCCTTAAAAAATGATTTTGCACCAGGATTTATGTTGAAACATTTTATTAAGGACATGAAAATAGGCGTAGAAACGGGAGAAAATTTTTCTCTTGAGCTGCCTGTTTTAAAACAGGTTTTGCAGGAAGCAGAAAAACTGGCAAAGGCAGGGCTGGGAGAACAGGGAACCCAGAGCCTGTTAAAATATTATCAAAAATAA
- a CDS encoding L-lactate dehydrogenase, with the protein MLQKHKLVIIGMGNVGSAVLVQAVSQQLAAEIICVDINKKKAHGEALDMTHATPALCSPNVSVRSGDFSDCKGADIIICSGGPSILPDEKLDRLILAERNIKVITDIMTQVTSYTHDAIFIMITNPLDVTTYLAATRFDYAPGKLFGTGTTLETLRLKRIIANHYNVNAKDVQGFMLGEHGNSAFPAWSTISIGGVRLQDLDKYYDYDQPFDKGKTADLVVKTAYDVLLSKGWTNTGIAMGACYLAKSVLFNTRCITPVSMPLTGEYDLSDVALSLPSIIGENGVEKRLIINFPSEELNALYKSADSIKTVLKGNNLI; encoded by the coding sequence ATATTGCAAAAGCATAAACTTGTAATCATTGGAATGGGAAATGTAGGGTCAGCTGTATTAGTTCAAGCTGTGTCGCAGCAGCTCGCAGCAGAAATTATCTGTGTTGATATCAATAAGAAAAAGGCTCATGGCGAGGCTCTTGACATGACACATGCTACACCAGCATTATGCAGCCCTAATGTTAGTGTCCGTTCTGGTGATTTTTCTGATTGTAAAGGCGCTGATATAATAATTTGTTCTGGCGGTCCCAGCATTCTTCCTGATGAAAAACTTGATCGTCTTATTCTGGCTGAGCGCAATATAAAAGTCATAACTGATATAATGACACAGGTTACTTCATATACACATGATGCTATTTTTATAATGATAACCAACCCCTTAGATGTCACTACATATCTTGCCGCTACCAGATTTGACTACGCGCCGGGCAAGCTTTTCGGGACTGGTACTACTCTTGAAACACTACGTTTAAAACGCATTATCGCTAACCACTATAATGTAAATGCCAAGGATGTCCAGGGATTCATGCTGGGAGAACATGGTAACTCTGCTTTTCCAGCATGGAGTACGATAAGTATTGGCGGTGTACGCTTACAAGATCTTGATAAATATTATGACTATGATCAGCCTTTTGATAAGGGAAAAACAGCTGACTTAGTCGTAAAAACAGCTTATGATGTACTTCTGTCAAAAGGTTGGACCAATACAGGGATAGCCATGGGTGCCTGCTATTTAGCTAAATCTGTTCTTTTTAATACACGGTGCATTACTCCAGTTTCCATGCCTTTAACAGGCGAATATGATTTATCTGATGTTGCACTGAGTCTTCCCAGTATAATTGGTGAGAATGGTGTAGAAAAACGCTTAATAATCAACTTCCCTTCCGAAGAACTGAATGCATTATATAAAAGTGCTGACAGTATAAAAACTGTTTTAAAGGGTAATAACCTGATTTAA
- a CDS encoding MarR family winged helix-turn-helix transcriptional regulator: protein MIDKRNISDDFLEMLFLLRHRIFRHISIPLPINQFVVLCILTDEGSMTFSEIGKRLSIIKQQLSPIINKLEENNLVKRLPDSKDRRRIKIQMTPKGRKFITEHQNKIKAHLETNLSVLSEKEIEEFGKSLKTLMKLFGKISLS, encoded by the coding sequence ATGATTGATAAACGAAATATATCAGATGATTTTCTGGAAATGCTTTTTTTACTAAGACATCGCATCTTTCGCCATATTTCCATTCCTCTCCCTATAAATCAATTTGTCGTTTTATGTATTCTTACTGATGAGGGAAGTATGACTTTTTCTGAAATAGGCAAAAGATTGTCTATAATAAAACAACAGCTTTCTCCAATTATAAATAAACTCGAAGAAAATAATCTTGTTAAAAGACTACCTGATTCTAAAGACCGCCGCCGCATAAAAATACAAATGACTCCTAAAGGACGTAAATTCATTACAGAACATCAAAATAAAATCAAAGCCCATTTAGAAACCAATCTTTCTGTACTATCTGAAAAAGAAATTGAAGAATTTGGCAAATCCCTAAAGACATTAATGAAATTATTTGGTAAAATATCATTGTCGTAA
- a CDS encoding cold-shock protein, whose translation MTGTVKWFNAGKGYGFITNDDGSGDLFVHFSAIQAEGYKTLEEGQKVTFDAEPDSRDSSKMRAVNVCVA comes from the coding sequence ATGACAGGAACAGTAAAATGGTTTAACGCTGGTAAAGGCTATGGCTTCATCACTAATGATGATGGAAGTGGAGATTTATTTGTACATTTTTCCGCTATTCAGGCTGAAGGCTATAAAACCCTTGAAGAAGGCCAGAAAGTAACCTTCGATGCTGAACCAGATAGCCGCGACAGCAGTAAAATGCGCGCTGTTAATGTTTGCGTTGCCTAA
- a CDS encoding efflux RND transporter periplasmic adaptor subunit produces the protein MVKRWGKMVCAFTVLLAMTALLFGCGNKKQNVMSGAQVKAITAIQQDTPLSFEYAGEVKGTNEVKIQPRVSGSVVAKYIHGGQQVSAGQALYKIDDGNYSSALNQARASLAESQAKLSDAQQNLARYAELINNNAISDQTYTNQQHTVAAYEEVVKANEALVDKAQKDFNDTIVRAPISGRLDVNDVALGIYATAGNTTLVTLGAINPVYVQFSLSENEYLKFNNIFNGKFIGKPVNIKLSDGSVYPVEGKIAEIDRSMGNDTGTLTVKALFSNPNMLLLPGMFARVELTGETVKNAILVPQRAVQQLLDKSFVMVVGSDNKSVSRVVKLGSKVGSYQIIESGINPGDKVIVEGLTKLRAGIPLKVTMVTAKQLGLSLDNSSDMNADSSANSSQKQ, from the coding sequence ATGGTAAAACGCTGGGGCAAAATGGTTTGTGCTTTTACTGTCCTTTTAGCAATGACAGCATTACTTTTTGGGTGTGGAAATAAAAAACAAAATGTAATGTCAGGTGCTCAGGTGAAAGCGATTACAGCTATTCAACAGGACACGCCGCTTTCTTTTGAATATGCGGGTGAAGTCAAGGGAACTAACGAAGTGAAAATACAGCCGCGTGTTTCCGGTTCAGTAGTGGCAAAGTATATTCACGGGGGACAGCAGGTTTCAGCAGGTCAGGCATTATATAAAATTGATGATGGTAATTATTCCAGCGCATTAAATCAGGCGAGAGCATCATTGGCAGAATCACAAGCCAAACTTAGTGATGCCCAGCAAAATCTGGCACGGTATGCTGAGCTGATAAATAATAATGCAATTTCAGATCAGACATATACAAACCAGCAGCATACGGTGGCAGCATATGAGGAAGTTGTCAAAGCTAATGAAGCTCTTGTCGACAAGGCTCAAAAAGATTTTAATGATACTATTGTTCGTGCGCCCATTTCAGGACGGCTTGATGTCAATGATGTGGCATTGGGAATTTATGCGACAGCGGGTAATACGACTTTAGTTACGCTTGGTGCAATTAATCCAGTATATGTGCAGTTCAGTTTGAGCGAAAATGAATATTTGAAATTTAATAATATTTTTAATGGCAAATTTATAGGAAAACCTGTCAATATAAAATTGAGTGATGGCAGTGTATATCCGGTAGAAGGAAAAATTGCGGAAATTGATCGTTCAATGGGTAATGATACTGGAACATTAACAGTAAAAGCATTATTTTCCAACCCGAATATGCTGCTTTTGCCAGGAATGTTTGCCAGAGTAGAACTCACAGGAGAAACAGTAAAAAATGCGATTCTTGTGCCGCAGCGTGCAGTACAGCAACTGCTTGATAAATCCTTTGTAATGGTAGTAGGCTCAGATAATAAGTCTGTTTCGCGTGTTGTGAAACTGGGAAGTAAAGTGGGCAGTTATCAAATTATCGAAAGTGGCATAAATCCTGGTGATAAAGTTATTGTGGAAGGTCTTACAAAGCTACGTGCCGGTATTCCACTTAAAGTAACAATGGTTACAGCTAAACAATTAGGATTGTCACTTGATAATAGCTCAGATATGAATGCTGATTCTTCCGCGAACTCCAGCCAAAAACAGTAA
- a CDS encoding asparaginase, which produces MKKILMIATGGTIASQPSADGLVPRLSGNNIIALLPALKDMCTINCLELMSIDSSNIIPSDWLNIAQSILNNYLQYDGFVITHGTDTMAYTAAALANIIKNLDKPIILTGAQKPLEMPKTDAEKNIIDSFLTACGEKPGVFLVFNGLIHIGHNVKKIYSQNFIGFESINALPAGKIINNTIHWNNDIIIPVHYGNISIVKKLEENICVIKLIPGLKPLILDLLTNAGYKAIIIEGYGAGGVPNDKSANNFLPAIEQAIKKGIIIICTTQCLYDGAQLDKYPIGILAARLGAISGKLLTTEELTIRLMIILAQTTDRKIIKNYIESNQ; this is translated from the coding sequence GTGAAAAAAATTCTAATGATTGCCACAGGTGGCACTATTGCTTCCCAGCCATCAGCGGATGGCCTTGTTCCCCGCCTTTCCGGCAATAACATAATTGCCCTGCTTCCTGCCTTAAAAGATATGTGCACTATAAACTGTCTGGAGCTAATGAGTATAGACAGTTCCAACATTATTCCCAGTGATTGGCTGAATATAGCCCAGAGCATATTAAACAATTATCTTCAATACGATGGCTTTGTAATAACACATGGTACTGATACTATGGCCTATACTGCAGCTGCTTTAGCCAATATAATCAAAAATTTGGACAAGCCAATCATATTGACCGGAGCACAAAAACCATTAGAAATGCCTAAAACAGATGCCGAAAAAAATATCATTGACTCTTTTTTAACCGCTTGCGGAGAAAAGCCAGGTGTTTTTCTTGTATTTAACGGCCTAATCCATATAGGCCATAATGTAAAAAAAATATACTCGCAAAATTTTATTGGCTTTGAAAGTATAAATGCCTTGCCGGCGGGAAAAATAATTAATAATACTATTCATTGGAATAATGATATTATCATTCCAGTACATTATGGTAATATTTCTATAGTTAAAAAATTGGAAGAAAATATATGTGTTATTAAATTAATTCCTGGATTAAAGCCACTAATATTAGACCTACTAACTAATGCTGGTTACAAGGCAATCATAATAGAAGGCTATGGTGCTGGCGGTGTTCCTAATGACAAATCCGCCAATAATTTTCTGCCAGCCATTGAACAAGCCATAAAAAAGGGAATTATTATCATCTGTACAACACAATGTCTGTATGACGGAGCGCAGCTGGACAAATATCCCATTGGTATACTTGCGGCACGATTAGGGGCAATATCAGGAAAATTATTGACAACAGAAGAACTTACCATCCGTCTTATGATTATTCTGGCTCAAACTACTGACAGAAAAATAATAAAAAACTATATTGAAAGCAACCAATAA
- a CDS encoding MBL fold metallo-hydrolase — protein MQVSVLASGSKGNAIFVEMFGTRLLIDAGISARRINKALLELDEDIKNIDGVIITHEHRDHITGLPTLCKKYNLPVYSRLGTFKAMFCLDKLPEKCINPISDNFIIKDLAIEAFNISHDAADPVGYSIKSHNKKCTIATDLGFVTSNVQEAIDNSNVLVLEANHDPQMLQAGVYPLALKKRIMSNKGHLSNNDAAWALVRMKKQHPHIFLAHMSEENNCPFIAAKTITDIIKKQGIVPGTDLSIQIARQNETVTLCDN, from the coding sequence TTGCAAGTTTCTGTTTTGGCCAGTGGTAGTAAAGGAAATGCTATTTTTGTCGAGATGTTTGGAACCCGACTTTTAATAGATGCAGGAATCAGCGCTCGGCGTATTAATAAGGCACTCTTGGAGTTAGATGAGGACATTAAAAATATTGATGGAGTAATTATTACGCATGAACATCGTGATCATATAACAGGATTACCTACGCTTTGCAAGAAATATAATCTGCCTGTTTATTCCCGACTTGGCACTTTTAAAGCGATGTTTTGTCTGGATAAATTACCAGAAAAGTGTATTAATCCAATTAGCGATAATTTTATTATTAAAGATTTAGCGATAGAAGCATTCAATATATCACATGATGCTGCTGACCCGGTAGGATATAGTATAAAAAGCCATAACAAAAAATGTACTATTGCTACAGACTTGGGGTTTGTTACCAGTAATGTACAAGAGGCTATCGATAATTCAAACGTTTTGGTGCTGGAGGCTAACCATGATCCGCAGATGCTACAGGCCGGAGTATATCCGTTAGCATTGAAAAAGCGTATTATGAGTAATAAGGGTCATTTATCAAATAATGATGCGGCATGGGCACTGGTAAGGATGAAAAAACAACATCCACATATTTTTTTGGCGCATATGAGCGAAGAAAATAACTGTCCGTTTATTGCGGCAAAAACGATTACTGATATAATAAAAAAACAGGGAATTGTGCCAGGTACAGATCTTAGTATACAAATAGCCAGACAAAATGAAACAGTAACTTTATGCGATAATTAA
- a CDS encoding LysR family transcriptional regulator — protein MTLRHLSIFICVCQQGGVTAASKKLHITQPSVSQAVQELETHYGILLFERLGRRLFITDAGTRLLSYAKNLVHLNIQTEEAMRAFTKINPLRIGASITIGESVLIDILKRAAEIIPQQQIISQIHNSSMLETMLLDSKLDIALVEGSIQSNYLKKEAFMKDELIFIASPYNSLAGKKNITPSDLENQTFFLREEGSGTRQLFENTMYNAHANYKVGGIYNSAETIKKAVSANLGISVISKRAVLPELEANKLITFSIPGLIFSRSFWIVYHKDKFITSAMQTFIDSCYKVSHSQ, from the coding sequence ATGACGCTGAGACATCTTTCTATATTTATCTGTGTCTGTCAACAGGGTGGTGTAACCGCTGCCTCAAAAAAACTTCACATTACCCAGCCTTCTGTCAGTCAAGCTGTGCAGGAGTTAGAAACCCACTATGGTATTTTATTATTTGAACGGTTAGGACGACGGTTATTCATCACTGATGCCGGTACACGCTTGCTGTCATATGCTAAAAATCTTGTTCATCTGAACATACAAACAGAAGAAGCAATGCGTGCGTTTACCAAAATAAATCCACTACGAATAGGAGCCAGTATAACAATCGGAGAATCCGTACTTATTGATATATTAAAAAGAGCTGCTGAAATAATTCCCCAGCAGCAGATTATATCACAAATTCATAATTCCTCTATGTTGGAAACTATGCTCCTTGACAGCAAACTTGATATTGCGCTGGTAGAAGGCAGTATTCAATCCAATTATTTAAAAAAAGAAGCCTTTATGAAAGATGAGCTTATATTCATTGCCTCACCTTATAATTCCTTAGCCGGTAAAAAAAATATCACACCATCTGATTTAGAAAACCAAACATTTTTTCTGCGTGAAGAAGGAAGTGGTACAAGACAGTTATTTGAGAACACAATGTATAATGCTCATGCAAACTATAAAGTAGGCGGCATTTATAACAGCGCGGAAACAATAAAAAAAGCCGTATCGGCTAATTTGGGGATAAGTGTAATATCGAAGCGTGCTGTACTACCAGAGTTAGAAGCAAATAAGCTGATAACTTTTTCCATTCCCGGCCTTATATTTTCCCGCTCATTTTGGATCGTTTATCATAAGGATAAATTTATAACTTCTGCTATGCAAACTTTTATAGACAGCTGTTATAAAGTAAGTCATTCACAATAA
- a CDS encoding efflux RND transporter permease subunit: MARFFINRPIFAIVISLIIVILGLISMFNLPVAQYPQISPPTIRVSASYNGANASVINETVAQVIEQQVNGTEGMDYMSSTSSDDGTYRLQVVFKLGTNGDIDSVKVQNKVAAANSSLPSDVQTNGVTTSKASTDMAMIFALYSPNGSYDRTFLKNYADVYLTDKIKRVSGVGDLLVFGSDYSMRVWINPDKLAELGLTVSDLISAIQEQNQQAPAGNIGEEPSPKNQEFQYTNKVEGRLSTVDQFKNVIIKRNTDGSLVRLKDVARVNTGPRSNDIDSQYNGKNSIAIGVQLTNDANAMQTVAGVEKVLQEASLDFPADFTYKEVVNNTDYIRESITEVVKTFVEALVLVMIIMFLFLQTWRATLIPLLAVPVSLIGTFATFTVLGFSINTLTLFAMVLAIGLVVDDAIVVIENVERHIREDKLGPKEATRRAMDEVSGPVVAIAFTLAAVFVPVAFLGGMTGILYRQFALTIAISMGLSAFVALSLTPALCGILLKPHDPDAHKGMLAKFFDAFNSWFDKFTRGYVKKVAVFIGKAKYCVIFLVIIVGLMGWLFKVLPSTFVPSEDQGYYIASVNMPEGTSLNRTKGTVNEYASMLKKIPGVKNVMAISGYDILSSASKSNAGTLFIGLDPWSKRKTPQTQIGAEIGAAFKTGFMLPQASILAFNMPPLPGLGTVGGFNLQLQDMSGHSDEELNTITQKIVAAANQRPELQGVYSTFKINTPNYDFDIDRDKAKKLGVKLTDIFNALHVEYGGYPVNDFNKFGHTYKVMLQADADYRGNVNSTRFLYVKGSSGQLIPLNTLLKPKLGTAPAIISRFNAAKSITIQGNPASGYSSGQAMAAIEQVVKQVAPTGFTIDWSGQSREEKEAGNTTVQVMLLAIVFVFLCLAALYESWSVPYAVLFAVPTGIFGALLSEMVMHQQNSIYMQIGVIMLIGLAAKNAILIVEFAKVRVDTGMPVLKAALEAARLRLRPILMTSLAFIIGCLPLAVASGAGAAARNSMGVAVVGGMFIATLFGMFLIPVMFVVVEKVAALFTKKKEVHTKKNPDEYM, from the coding sequence TTGGCAAGATTCTTTATTAACAGGCCGATTTTTGCTATCGTTATATCGCTTATAATAGTGATATTAGGGCTTATTTCGATGTTTAATCTGCCGGTAGCGCAGTATCCACAGATATCACCACCGACTATCCGTGTCAGTGCTTCTTATAATGGGGCTAATGCCAGTGTTATAAATGAAACAGTGGCTCAGGTAATAGAACAACAGGTAAACGGAACCGAAGGAATGGACTATATGTCTTCCACTTCGAGTGATGATGGTACTTATCGTCTGCAAGTCGTATTCAAATTGGGAACAAATGGTGATATTGATTCCGTAAAAGTCCAAAATAAGGTTGCTGCGGCTAATTCTAGCCTGCCCAGTGATGTCCAGACTAATGGGGTAACTACAAGCAAGGCTTCGACAGATATGGCAATGATTTTTGCACTCTATTCACCTAATGGCTCATATGATAGAACGTTTTTAAAAAATTATGCCGATGTATATTTGACGGACAAAATAAAACGTGTGTCTGGTGTTGGGGATTTATTAGTATTTGGATCGGATTATTCCATGCGTGTGTGGATCAATCCTGATAAATTAGCTGAATTGGGACTTACAGTAAGTGATCTTATTTCAGCAATACAGGAGCAAAATCAACAGGCACCTGCTGGTAATATAGGGGAAGAACCATCACCTAAAAACCAGGAATTCCAATATACCAATAAAGTAGAAGGCCGCTTAAGCACAGTTGACCAGTTTAAGAATGTCATAATTAAGCGTAATACAGATGGTTCTCTTGTAAGGCTTAAGGATGTAGCAAGAGTTAATACCGGTCCGCGTAGTAATGATATAGATTCACAATATAATGGGAAAAATAGTATTGCAATAGGAGTACAACTAACTAATGACGCTAATGCAATGCAGACTGTTGCCGGAGTAGAAAAAGTATTACAAGAAGCATCACTTGATTTCCCGGCAGATTTCACTTATAAAGAAGTTGTTAACAATACTGATTATATCAGAGAATCCATCACAGAAGTAGTAAAAACATTTGTCGAAGCATTAGTTCTGGTTATGATAATAATGTTTTTATTTTTACAGACATGGCGGGCAACACTTATTCCTTTGTTAGCGGTACCAGTGTCGTTAATAGGAACATTTGCGACCTTTACTGTATTGGGCTTTTCGATAAATACACTTACATTATTTGCCATGGTCCTGGCAATCGGACTAGTTGTTGATGATGCTATTGTTGTTATTGAAAATGTTGAGCGTCATATCCGAGAGGATAAGCTTGGTCCGAAGGAAGCTACCAGGCGGGCCATGGATGAAGTTTCAGGTCCGGTAGTGGCTATTGCCTTTACACTAGCGGCAGTATTTGTTCCTGTTGCCTTTTTAGGCGGCATGACAGGTATTTTATACAGGCAGTTTGCTTTGACAATCGCTATTTCAATGGGATTGTCCGCATTTGTGGCATTGTCGCTTACACCAGCCTTATGTGGGATATTATTGAAACCGCATGATCCTGATGCCCATAAGGGCATGCTGGCAAAATTTTTTGACGCATTTAATAGCTGGTTTGATAAATTTACACGTGGTTATGTGAAAAAAGTTGCTGTATTCATAGGTAAGGCAAAATATTGTGTTATATTCTTAGTTATCATAGTAGGACTTATGGGCTGGCTGTTTAAAGTTCTGCCGTCCACATTTGTTCCTAGTGAAGACCAGGGCTATTACATTGCTTCAGTTAACATGCCAGAAGGTACATCCCTTAACAGGACAAAGGGAACAGTAAATGAATATGCATCAATGTTGAAAAAAATTCCTGGTGTTAAAAATGTAATGGCGATATCGGGTTATGATATTCTTTCCAGTGCTTCTAAATCTAATGCTGGAACACTATTTATCGGGCTTGATCCATGGAGCAAAAGAAAAACACCACAGACACAGATTGGAGCAGAGATAGGGGCTGCATTTAAGACTGGCTTTATGCTGCCACAGGCGTCAATATTAGCTTTTAATATGCCGCCGTTGCCAGGCCTGGGCACTGTAGGTGGATTTAATCTGCAGTTGCAGGATATGAGCGGACACAGCGATGAAGAATTAAATACAATAACACAAAAAATAGTGGCAGCTGCTAATCAAAGGCCGGAACTGCAAGGTGTATATTCTACTTTTAAAATAAATACACCAAATTATGATTTTGATATAGACAGAGATAAAGCTAAGAAGCTGGGTGTAAAATTGACCGATATATTCAATGCCCTTCATGTTGAGTATGGTGGTTATCCAGTAAATGATTTTAATAAATTCGGACATACTTATAAAGTTATGCTTCAGGCAGATGCTGATTATCGAGGGAATGTCAATTCTACACGGTTTCTTTATGTAAAGGGATCTTCTGGACAATTGATCCCACTTAATACTCTTTTAAAACCTAAATTGGGAACAGCACCGGCAATTATTTCCCGTTTTAATGCGGCAAAAAGCATTACCATTCAAGGAAATCCAGCATCCGGATATAGTTCCGGGCAGGCAATGGCTGCGATAGAACAAGTTGTAAAGCAGGTTGCACCAACAGGCTTTACAATTGATTGGTCAGGTCAGAGCCGAGAAGAAAAAGAAGCAGGGAATACGACAGTACAAGTTATGTTGTTAGCGATAGTGTTTGTGTTCTTATGCCTGGCAGCACTTTATGAAAGCTGGAGCGTGCCTTATGCTGTATTATTTGCAGTACCTACAGGAATTTTTGGGGCATTATTATCCGAAATGGTGATGCATCAGCAAAATAGTATTTATATGCAGATAGGTGTTATTATGCTTATTGGGTTGGCTGCGAAAAATGCAATCCTTATTGTAGAATTTGCTAAAGTAAGAGTTGATACTGGTATGCCGGTACTAAAAGCTGCGCTAGAAGCAGCCAGACTGCGCCTACGCCCGATATTGATGACCTCATTGGCATTCATTATAGGCTGTCTGCCACTAGCGGTAGCCAGTGGTGCAGGAGCTGCAGCACGTAACAGCATGGGAGTTGCTGTCGTTGGCGGGATGTTTATAGCTACCTTGTTTGGTATGTTTCTCATCCCGGTTATGTTTGTCGTTGTAGAAAAAGTAGCAGCGTTATTTACAAAGAAAAAAGAAGTGCATACAAAGAAAAATCCTGACGAATATATGTGA
- a CDS encoding YjbE family putative metal transport protein (Members of this highly hydrophobic protein family,regularly are found preceded by the yybP-ykoY manganese riboswitch (see RF00080). A metal cation transport function is proposed.) has protein sequence MDFATSLGTIILLDLILAGDNAVVIALASRRLPDSMRKRAIFIGMAGAVVIRILMTFLATYLLTIPYLQAAGGLLLLPIAIKLLRPTANNVQSISSSVTFMAAVRTIIIADAAMGIDNVLAIAGAAQGNFWLIIIGLIISIPIIISGSNFIAACMNRLPFLVTIGACILAYTSASMINNDLIIGNGLLALNQYMPYLLPIIFVLITLISSYVLKKST, from the coding sequence ATGGATTTTGCAACCTCACTTGGAACAATAATACTATTAGATTTAATTCTAGCTGGTGATAATGCTGTAGTTATAGCTTTAGCTTCACGCAGACTTCCCGATAGTATGCGGAAAAGAGCTATTTTCATTGGTATGGCCGGAGCCGTAGTAATTAGAATTTTGATGACTTTTTTAGCTACTTATTTGCTGACTATTCCCTATCTGCAGGCTGCAGGTGGCTTGTTGTTGCTGCCTATCGCCATAAAGCTGCTACGCCCAACTGCCAATAATGTCCAGTCTATAAGTTCTTCGGTCACTTTTATGGCTGCAGTCAGAACCATAATAATTGCTGATGCTGCAATGGGAATAGATAATGTCCTCGCTATTGCCGGAGCTGCACAGGGAAACTTCTGGCTGATTATCATTGGGCTTATCATAAGCATACCCATAATTATTTCTGGCAGTAACTTCATAGCTGCCTGTATGAATAGGCTTCCCTTTCTTGTAACCATAGGTGCCTGTATTTTAGCATATACTTCTGCATCCATGATCAATAATGATTTGATAATTGGAAATGGTCTTCTTGCTTTAAATCAATATATGCCGTACCTGCTTCCTATAATTTTTGTCCTGATAACGCTCATTTCTTCATATGTCTTAAAAAAATCGACCTGA